Genomic segment of Ralstonia pickettii:
CAACTTGTTCACGTCCGGGCAGCGGGAAGATCGCGTTGATCTGGCCCGTGCCGGAACTGGCGAAATATTCGGTGACGACTTCGATGCCCCTGTCATAGGCATCCCAGCCAAGCAGCCCGAGCAACATGGCTGTGTCGTGCATGCCGCCCTCGCCCTCGCACAGCGATGCGTACTCGGGCAGCATCGCGCAGAAGGTCTTCCAGTCGCCCTGCTTCCAGAGCTCGACCACGCGCAGGTCGACTTGCCTGAAAAACTCGCGGCTGATCTGGTGGATGGATTCTTCGGGGCTGCCGTTGTCGTTGAAACGGTGCGAGAGCGATCCGCTGGCGAGAAATGCGACGGTGCTGTCGCTGGCCACGATGGCCTCGAGCAGCGCTGCGCCGAAGCGGCGGCTTTCTTCCAGTTGGTGCCACGCGCACCACCCGGCAATCGACACGACCTTGAAGTGCTGGTCGCTGTTCATGTACCGCATCGGGACCAGCGTGCCGTATTCGAGTTCGAGGCTGTTGA
This window contains:
- the hpaD gene encoding 3,4-dihydroxyphenylacetate 2,3-dioxygenase; translation: MGKLALAAKITHVPSMYLSELPGKHHGCREAAIEGHRIIGQRCRDLGVDTIVVSDVHWLVNAGYHVNCNARFEGVYTSNELPHFIKDMRYAYPGNPGLGRLIAETATARGVFTRAHEINSLELEYGTLVPMRYMNSDQHFKVVSIAGWCAWHQLEESRRFGAALLEAIVASDSTVAFLASGSLSHRFNDNGSPEESIHQISREFFRQVDLRVVELWKQGDWKTFCAMLPEYASLCEGEGGMHDTAMLLGLLGWDAYDRGIEVVTEYFASSGTGQINAIFPLPGREQVEA